The Stieleria maiorica genome includes the window AAGTCGTCACGCTATTGCGTCCCACGCGACACCGTTTGGAGTCATCCGGCGAGCCGTCACGTGAGGCGGTGTCGCCGGAAGCAATCGAAGACGCGACAACGGATCAAACGCGCCCTCGGGCAATGAAACTGCGCGCCGACAACGTTTCTCCGGCCACAACGATCCAACCGGCGATGGCAACACCGATCTTTCCGGTGACCGTCGGACAGCCGCTGATCCCGGCGATGCCCGGTGGTGGCGGCGAAGCCAAGTTTTCCGACATGCTGCGGCAGCCGCCGCTGGTGGCGTCACCGGTGACCGCAACGACGTCGACCATCAAACCGGCAAACAAGCCCTCGCTGCCGGCGCCGGCCGCGGTAGAGGCGGCCGCGGCAGAGCCCGCTGTAAAGCCCGCAGCGCCGACCGCGGCGGAGCCGCATCAACACGTTGCTGATAAACCATCAACCACGGCGGTGCCACCCGCGGCGTCCGGGGTTCCCGCTGCGTCGGCAGGTGCCCCCGATGCATCCGTCGCCATGCAATGGCCGTTTGCGCTCGGTGGCCGCGAAACGTTGCCCACGCCGCCAAGTGCCAGCGACGTGACCTTGAGCGTCGATGATGTGGATGTCCGAACGGTCTTGGAAATGCTGGCCAAGGGCTACGGGATGAACATCTTGGTCGCCCCGGATGTCGAAGGCACGGTGACGGCGAATGTCACCGGACTGACGCCCGAGCAGACGCTTTCCAGTGTCGCCCGGATGACCGGATTGGCGATCGAGCGTGAAGACAATGTGATCTTGATCTACCCCAAAGACAATCTTCCTCGCGAGTCCCGGCAGCTGCGCGTCTTTCCGTTGGACTTTGCCCGATCCGAAGACGTGGAGCCGACGATCACGGGGTTGTTGTCACCGATCGGCAGCGCGTACAGCTCGAAGGCCGACGAATTGGATCACCGCAGGGGTCGCGAATCGATCGTCGTCGTGGACACCCCCAGCGTGCTCGCGCAGGTCGAACAGTACCTCATGCAGGCCGATCAGGCCCCGCTGCAGGTGATGATCGAAGCGCGTGTGCTGGAGATCGAACTGAAAGACAACATGGAACACGGCGTCAATTTTGAAGCGATCTTCGGCGGCGACTTTCGTGTCGGCGGTTTTCGGCTGACCGACAACATCGCCACATCGACCAATCCGTTCTACTTTGCCGAGATCAGCGGCACCGACTTAAAAGCCCTGCTGACGTTGTTGGAAACGACGACCGATGCAAAGACGCTTGCCACGCCACGGGTGATGGTGGTCAACGGGCAAAACGCAAAGATCCAAGTCGGCCAACAACTGGGTTTCGCCGTCGCCACGGTGACTCAGACCTCGACCATTCAAGACGTTCGTTATTTGGATACCGGCGTCGTGCTGAACGTCACGCCGACGATCAGCCGCGACAATCGCGTCTTGCTTCAGGTCAAACCGAAGGTCAGCAGTGGCGAGATCAACCCGGACACGCTGTTGCCTGAGGAAACGACACGTGAAGTGGAAACGTCGGTGATGCTGGACAACCACCAAGGGATGATCGTCGGCGGTCTGATTCAAGAGGAGGATCGGGTGGTGATCAAGAAACTGCCCTGGTTGGGCGATGTCAAACACGTCGGAAAACTGTTCCAACGCCGTGAAACCTCGCGGGCGCGGACCGAGATCATCGTCGCCCTGATCCCCCACATCGTGGACCCCAATATCGACGGGCAGTGCAGCATCGATGATCCGATGCGAAATCAGATCGAATGGCAGCGAACGGAAAACAGCCTTTTCAACGGTCCGCTCAATCGCGAGTGCCGTCCGTGGGAAGCCCGGCTGCCCGACGTGACCGCCGAGGGGCCGATCCACCGCGATATCGATCGTCAGCGGAATCGCCACCCTTACTGCAAAGGCTGCGAGCCGATCAAAACAAGTCTTCTGCCGATCCACTGACAGTCTAATTGTCGATCTCGTCACACCGGGGTACACTCCTGCGGTGGACACACCCAGCCGTCGCGGAGCGATTTGCCCGGTTTTCCCGACACGGTAAATCGGCTACGCCGCTGGCGGTCATCGGGTCGCCCATTCCGGCGGACGCCCCGTTAATTTGGGGATCCAGTCCTCCACCGCCAATCGCATTGGCACGCCCCCCATACTGCCCTCGCCCCATCGAGATTTCCCGGATCACGTGATGAGTTCAAGCGTTAATTTGGAAACCCAAGACGCCGGTAAGGTTCGCCTGATTTATGGTGACCAAGAAATTGAGCTCCCGGTCGTCGAAGGCAGCGAAGGGGAGCGGGGGATCGACATCTCTGCACTTCGCGGTTCGACCGGGCTGGTGACGCTGGATGAAGGGTTCGTGAACACCGGCAGCACGCGAAGCGCGGTCACCTTTTTGGACGGCGAAAAGGGCGTCCTGCGGTACCGCGGCTATCCGATCGAAGACCTGGCCGCCCACTGCGATTTCGTCGAAGTCGCTTACCTGCTGATCCACGGCGAATTGCCCAGCCCCGAAGAAGCGGCCAATTTCCGCAGCGGGATCCGCCACCACACCATGATCCACGAGGACA containing:
- a CDS encoding secretin and TonB N-terminal domain-containing protein, which produces MLKLNPQPARFADSSPSPESDDGRRSGPPGIRAGRSASPRAVTPRWIVALLAVCMCGHAAAESPRRPAEGSFAAQIARSQLDAAIALGNMHALGRIDKASRLDSLYNAMIETERARIALRRSVAQPPSPQPPSPQPPSLAQKQPIASPVTIDPQASEDTAADREIQIAAYQDDGDTESGGGGQVVTLLRPTRHRLESSGEPSREAVSPEAIEDATTDQTRPRAMKLRADNVSPATTIQPAMATPIFPVTVGQPLIPAMPGGGGEAKFSDMLRQPPLVASPVTATTSTIKPANKPSLPAPAAVEAAAAEPAVKPAAPTAAEPHQHVADKPSTTAVPPAASGVPAASAGAPDASVAMQWPFALGGRETLPTPPSASDVTLSVDDVDVRTVLEMLAKGYGMNILVAPDVEGTVTANVTGLTPEQTLSSVARMTGLAIEREDNVILIYPKDNLPRESRQLRVFPLDFARSEDVEPTITGLLSPIGSAYSSKADELDHRRGRESIVVVDTPSVLAQVEQYLMQADQAPLQVMIEARVLEIELKDNMEHGVNFEAIFGGDFRVGGFRLTDNIATSTNPFYFAEISGTDLKALLTLLETTTDAKTLATPRVMVVNGQNAKIQVGQQLGFAVATVTQTSTIQDVRYLDTGVVLNVTPTISRDNRVLLQVKPKVSSGEINPDTLLPEETTREVETSVMLDNHQGMIVGGLIQEEDRVVIKKLPWLGDVKHVGKLFQRRETSRARTEIIVALIPHIVDPNIDGQCSIDDPMRNQIEWQRTENSLFNGPLNRECRPWEARLPDVTAEGPIHRDIDRQRNRHPYCKGCEPIKTSLLPIH